The DNA sequence AAGGTGATGTCCTCCCGCCGCTCGCGGAGCGGGGGCAGTTGGATGGTGATTTCATTCAGGCGATAAAAAAGGTCGTCGCGGAACTGGCGCTCGTAGATCGCCTGCTCCAGGTCGCGGTTGGTCGCGCAGATGATGCGGACATCAACCTTGATGCTGTTGATGCCGCCGACGCGGACAAATTCCTGTTGTTCGAGTACTTGGAGGAGCTTGGACTGCAATTCAAACGACATATCGCCGATTTCGTCGAGGAAAATCGTTCCGCGATTGGCCGTCTCGAAGCGGCCCGGCTTGTTCTTGTGCGCTCCGGTAAAAGCCCCCTTCTCATAGCCGAACAACTCGGCTTCCAGCAGTTCCCGCGGAATGGCAGCGCAGTTTACCTTGATGAAAGGGTGCGACCGGCGCGCCGAAAGCTGGTGGAGCATGCGCGCAACGATTTCCTTGCCGGTCCCGGATTCCCCGCGAATCAAGACCGAAAGCTCGCTATCGGCCACTTGCTCGATCAAGTTCTTGATTTCGATCATGCGCGGAGAGTCACCGATGAAACCCTCCCAGGCGCTCTTCTCGACGAGTGTGCGCTCCATATCGTCGATCTTCTTCATCAACCCACGGCGCTCGAGCGCCCGTTGAAGCTGCAAATCGACCTCACGCACGTCGAATGGCTTATTGATGAAATAGAACGCTCCAAGTTGAACCGCCTCGACGACTGTGTCGGTCTCGCCTTGACCGGAAAGCATGATCACATCGGCCTGCAGGTCCGACTTCTTGAGCTTCTTGAGGACCTCGATTCCGTTCATCCCCGGCATCTTGATGTCAAGCAGGATCAGGAGCGGTTTCTCTTTGGAGGCCACCTGGATGCCTTCGATGCCGTCGGAGGCCGTGATTATGTCGTAGTGCGACTCGAGACTTTCGCGCAGAATCCACGAGACCTTGGGGTCATCGTCGATGATGAGAAGCTTTGCCTTTTCGTCTGCCATGTACTCTCCCTGTACTACGCTGATCGGCAGAAGCGCACGGTTAGTTTAGCAATCCCCTGCCAAATTCCTGCAAGGGCTTGCAATCCGATTATTCAACTCTTGAGCCTTGAGTGCA is a window from the Candidatus Zixiibacteriota bacterium genome containing:
- a CDS encoding sigma-54-dependent Fis family transcriptional regulator, with amino-acid sequence MADEKAKLLIIDDDPKVSWILRESLESHYDIITASDGIEGIQVASKEKPLLILLDIKMPGMNGIEVLKKLKKSDLQADVIMLSGQGETDTVVEAVQLGAFYFINKPFDVREVDLQLQRALERRGLMKKIDDMERTLVEKSAWEGFIGDSPRMIEIKNLIEQVADSELSVLIRGESGTGKEIVARMLHQLSARRSHPFIKVNCAAIPRELLEAELFGYEKGAFTGAHKNKPGRFETANRGTIFLDEIGDMSFELQSKLLQVLEQQEFVRVGGINSIKVDVRIICATNRDLEQAIYERQFRDDLFYRLNEITIQLPPLRERREDITLLVNHFLRKYGEFYRREQVHVSSECMQALANYSWPGNVRQLENLLKQLVVRQDEAVVFETIRNSPETPLPERTARHAIPAPTVVTQGSGSQTAVADDKNYSLKDRLSRTIESEEKRLIAEVLRRTNWNRRKAAQMLEISYRSLLYKIKEYRLNEVE